The Euphorbia lathyris chromosome 2, ddEupLath1.1, whole genome shotgun sequence genome includes a window with the following:
- the LOC136220005 gene encoding uncharacterized protein, producing the protein MTTFLTVAPPLLHSHSSLSFHAYPIQPPITFSPLSSSQFSSTNLSSKSSHRRTPRLPFSVMSSATSQPEVTELRDESDFHSLLSPSGLISICGFGSLLSEKSARSTFPDLKNFRVARLNGFRRVFAHVAPIFFDRGIARPETKEISSLSVEPYEGETLVVTVFEIDKSGIPAFMDRELEFRFLAAVPETLDGKPSDSLSVLCARYSDEEFFQIRCKGSKDIYFQHYGRYNIHQIWRDDILPCRTYLRHCVLAAKNLGNTAYENFLDHTFLGDRKTTIREYLATTGAGIMEEEPPESLKTRYGG; encoded by the exons ATGACCACTTTTCTGACTGTCGCTCCGCCTCTCCTTCACTCTCATTCATCGCTCTCTTTTCACGCGTATCCAATTCAACCTCCGATCACTTTCTCGCCGCTCTCCAGCTCGCAATTTTCATCAACTAACCTCTCTTCCAAATCCAGCCACCGGAGAACTCCCCGTCTACCTTTTTCAGTCATGTCCTCGGCGACCTCTCAACCAGAAGTAACCGAACTTCGTGATGAGTCCGATTTTCATAGCCTTCTCTCTCCCTCCGGTCTCATCTCCATATGCGGCTTCGGCTCTCTCCTCTCCG AGAAAAGTGCAAGAAGCACATTTCCTGATCTGAAAAACTTTAGAGTTGCGAGGTTGAATGGATTCCGGCGCGTATTTGCTCATGTGGCGCCAATTTTCTTCGACCGTGGCATCGCCAGGCCTGAAACTAAG GAGATTTCGAGCTTGAGCGTGGAGCCCTATGAAGGTGAAACTCTTGTGGTTACAGTTTTTGAGATTGATAAATCAGGG ATTCCTGCTTTCATGGACAGGGAGCTTGAGTTCCGATTTCTAGCT GCTGTTCCAGAAACACTTGATGGCAAGCCATCTGATAGTCTATCT GTGCTCTGTGCCCGTTATAGTGATGAGGAATTTTTCCAAATTAGATGCAAAG GAAGCAAAGATATTTATTTTCAGCATTATGGAAGATATAACATCCATCAGATATGGAGAGATGATATCTTACCATGTCGTACCTACCTTCGCCATTG TGTATTGGCAGCGAAGAATCTCGGCAACACAGCTTATGAAAACTTCTTGGATCACACCTTCCTTGGAGATCGTAAAACAACCATCCGGGAATACCTAGCAACAACAGGTGCTGGTATAATGGAAGAAGAGCCACCGGAGTCCCTTAAGACTCGATACGGTGGCTGA